From Deltaproteobacteria bacterium, one genomic window encodes:
- a CDS encoding peptidase T, with amino-acid sequence MKHLPSIIVHGGAGPIKDDSLPARLAGCREAVLAGQKILNAGGSALDAVEAAVVILEDNPLFNAGTGSTLNSLGCVECDAALMEGDTLRVGAVAAVCGIKNPVRLARRVMEDGRHVLLAGDGANLFARSIGFAECSPDALIVESEKRHWESKHGTVGCVACDRGGKLAAATSTGGVFKKLPGRVGDSPLIGCGTYADEFGAASGTGHGEAFIRLLLAKRAVGHLEDGLDAPTAAQKVIALLGAKLSASGGIILIDRNGNIGFDRNTTHMPVCSVIGDAEPTTSS; translated from the coding sequence ATGAAACACCTACCCTCGATCATCGTTCACGGCGGCGCCGGTCCAATCAAGGACGATAGTCTGCCGGCGCGGCTCGCCGGCTGCAGGGAAGCCGTGTTGGCTGGGCAGAAAATTCTCAACGCCGGCGGCTCGGCGCTCGACGCCGTGGAAGCGGCCGTGGTTATCCTCGAAGACAATCCGTTGTTCAACGCCGGCACCGGCTCCACCCTCAACAGTCTCGGTTGTGTCGAATGCGACGCCGCGCTGATGGAAGGCGATACGCTGCGCGTCGGCGCGGTGGCGGCGGTCTGCGGCATCAAAAATCCGGTTCGTCTGGCGCGGCGGGTGATGGAAGACGGCCGGCACGTGCTGCTTGCGGGCGACGGCGCGAACCTGTTTGCTCGCTCAATCGGGTTCGCCGAATGTTCGCCCGACGCGCTGATCGTTGAGAGTGAAAAGCGCCATTGGGAGAGCAAACATGGCACCGTCGGCTGTGTGGCGTGCGACCGTGGCGGCAAACTCGCTGCCGCAACCTCCACCGGTGGTGTTTTCAAAAAACTTCCGGGCCGTGTCGGCGATTCGCCGCTGATCGGCTGCGGCACCTACGCCGACGAGTTCGGCGCCGCCTCCGGGACGGGGCACGGCGAGGCGTTTATCCGTTTGCTGCTCGCCAAGCGCGCAGTTGGCCATCTCGAAGATGGGCTCGACGCGCCCACAGCCGCGCAAAAGGTGATCGCCTTGCTCGGCGCCAAACTAAGTGCTAGCGGTGGCATCATTCTGATCGACCGCAACGGCAACATCGGCTTTGACCGCAACACGACGCACATGCCGGTGTGCTCTGTCATCGGCGACGCTGAGCCCACCACATCAAGTTAG